In the Chlorobium limicola DSM 245 genome, one interval contains:
- a CDS encoding electron transfer flavoprotein subunit beta/FixA family protein, which yields MLKLIAVCICQVPDLLAAVAVVEGSLDLSRVAWVMNPYDEYALEEALRLKERFPGSAVVALAAAPEAGKELLQKALAMGADRAVEVRSSPLQDSFQTAWVLAEAIRNICGQELPDLVLCGRESLDLQNASVPAMLAGMLGMPFAGPVTALRADGERLEMEREGDGGLEILEASYPLVVSAEKGLNIPRKTGIRQVMEARKKPLEIMQVSVLPDPLVRLAGAEPVSRKKVCRFADTPAELVGLLHRGGFFNSAQE from the coding sequence ATGCTTAAGCTCATTGCAGTCTGCATCTGTCAGGTTCCCGATCTGCTCGCAGCCGTTGCTGTTGTAGAGGGATCGCTCGATCTGTCGAGAGTTGCCTGGGTCATGAACCCCTACGATGAATATGCTCTCGAAGAAGCTCTCCGTCTGAAGGAACGGTTTCCGGGTTCCGCGGTTGTTGCGCTGGCGGCAGCTCCCGAAGCCGGAAAAGAGCTGCTGCAGAAGGCGCTTGCCATGGGCGCGGACAGAGCGGTCGAAGTCCGCTCATCGCCATTACAGGACTCTTTTCAGACTGCATGGGTTTTGGCCGAAGCCATCAGGAACATCTGCGGGCAGGAGCTTCCGGATCTTGTGCTTTGCGGCCGGGAGTCTCTGGATCTGCAGAACGCTTCGGTGCCCGCCATGCTTGCAGGTATGCTTGGCATGCCGTTCGCCGGTCCGGTTACGGCGCTCAGGGCGGACGGAGAGAGGCTTGAAATGGAAAGAGAGGGCGATGGCGGCCTGGAGATTCTCGAAGCCAGTTATCCTCTCGTCGTCAGCGCCGAAAAGGGCTTGAACATTCCCAGAAAAACCGGAATACGGCAGGTTATGGAGGCCCGGAAAAAACCGCTTGAAATCATGCAGGTCTCAGTGCTTCCCGATCCGCTGGTGCGTTTAGCCGGAGCGGAGCCGGTATCGCGGAAAAAGGTGTGCAGGTTTGCCGACACGCCGGCAGAACTTGTCGGACTGCTGCATCGGGGCGGCTTTTTCAATTCAGCGCAGGAGTAG
- the rho gene encoding transcription termination factor Rho, producing the protein MSNNSVSKGLDINVLQKKKVYELNALAKEIGVSAAGLRKEELIFKIIEAQSQKNTDPEGAQVMVNTGVLQVIPEGYGFLRSANYNYLSSPDDIYVSPSQIKRFNMRTGDTVSGQVRAPKEGERFFALLKINTIDGNDPEITRERPFFENLTPLFPNERLKLETRQTEYCGRIMDIFTPIGKGQRGLIVAQPKTGKTMLLQMIANAIIKNHPEVFLIVLLIDERPEEVTDMARSVEAEVVSSTFDEDPERHVQVADMVLEKAKRLVEVGRDVVILLDSITRLARAHNTIIPHSGKILSGGIDANALTKPKRFFGAARNIEEGGSLTIIATALVDTGSRMDDVIFEEFKGTGNMELVLDRRLSERRIFPAIDILRSGTRKEELLFSQEELSRTWLLRKYLADKNPVECMEFMREKMSDTKDNKDFFKYMNA; encoded by the coding sequence ATGTCGAACAATTCGGTTTCCAAGGGTCTGGACATCAATGTACTCCAGAAAAAGAAAGTGTATGAGTTGAATGCTCTTGCAAAAGAAATAGGGGTATCTGCGGCCGGCTTACGGAAAGAAGAGCTGATATTCAAGATAATAGAGGCACAGTCACAGAAAAATACGGATCCTGAAGGCGCCCAGGTGATGGTCAATACCGGAGTTCTGCAGGTTATTCCTGAAGGATACGGATTTTTGCGTTCCGCAAATTACAACTATCTCTCCTCTCCTGACGATATCTATGTTTCTCCGTCCCAGATCAAGCGTTTCAATATGCGAACCGGTGATACCGTATCCGGTCAGGTGCGGGCTCCGAAAGAGGGTGAGCGTTTTTTTGCCCTGCTGAAAATCAATACCATCGACGGAAACGATCCTGAAATCACCAGGGAACGGCCTTTTTTTGAAAACCTAACCCCGCTCTTTCCCAATGAACGCCTGAAGCTTGAAACCCGCCAGACGGAGTATTGCGGCAGGATCATGGATATCTTCACTCCGATCGGCAAGGGACAGCGCGGTCTGATCGTCGCACAGCCGAAAACAGGAAAGACCATGCTGCTGCAGATGATCGCCAATGCGATCATTAAAAACCATCCCGAAGTTTTTCTGATCGTGCTTCTGATCGATGAACGTCCCGAAGAGGTTACCGACATGGCGCGCAGCGTCGAGGCTGAAGTGGTGAGTTCCACCTTCGACGAGGATCCCGAGCGTCACGTCCAGGTTGCCGATATGGTGCTTGAAAAGGCCAAGCGGCTTGTCGAAGTAGGAAGGGATGTGGTGATTCTGCTCGATTCCATCACCAGGCTCGCTCGTGCGCACAATACCATCATTCCTCACTCCGGCAAGATTCTTTCCGGCGGTATCGATGCCAACGCGCTCACCAAACCGAAACGTTTCTTCGGTGCGGCCCGCAACATCGAGGAGGGAGGCAGCCTCACCATCATCGCTACGGCGCTTGTCGATACCGGCTCCCGGATGGATGACGTTATTTTTGAGGAGTTCAAGGGTACCGGTAACATGGAGCTTGTGCTCGATCGCAGGCTTTCCGAACGCAGAATTTTTCCGGCCATCGATATTCTCCGTTCCGGAACCCGGAAGGAGGAACTGCTCTTCAGTCAGGAAGAGCTGTCGAGAACCTGGCTGCTGAGAAAATACCTTGCAGACAAGAATCCTGTCGAGTGCATGGAGTTCATGCGCGAAAAAATGAGTGACACAAAGGACAACAAGGATTTTTTCAAATACATGAACGCTTGA
- a CDS encoding class I SAM-dependent methyltransferase — protein MSNLLLSLKKRSYLFSVKTKLRKEWNTPYSFEDEGFTVIPCRMCPKFDSDKNRCSVPFGSPLRKCVTASIEANLSVFSGIHALEIGCGNWSYAKQILEHTGSSWVGVDPLPAKKKIKSIRTTYGHAASLPFDNQSFDLVFGIQTLEHFVDRHEHIAEAASYEQCLGEIWRVLKPGGAIYFDVPIHHHGHEMFIMGDTERIKNLFHPGMWKNLSFQKWRYDYAPLAKYPPRPGETVRWPACVCSYPAPEMEKVRDHGFIWLLTIQAKKTGDG, from the coding sequence TTGTCAAATTTATTGCTTTCGCTGAAAAAAAGAAGCTACCTTTTTTCGGTCAAGACCAAACTCAGGAAAGAATGGAATACGCCGTATTCCTTTGAGGATGAAGGCTTTACCGTGATTCCTTGCCGGATGTGCCCAAAATTCGATTCTGATAAAAACAGATGTTCCGTGCCATTTGGTTCTCCGTTACGGAAATGTGTCACTGCTTCTATCGAAGCAAATTTAAGCGTTTTTTCCGGTATCCATGCTCTTGAAATAGGCTGCGGAAACTGGAGTTATGCAAAACAGATTCTTGAGCATACAGGTTCTTCGTGGGTTGGAGTTGATCCGTTGCCTGCCAAAAAGAAAATAAAAAGCATCAGGACAACGTATGGCCATGCAGCCTCGCTTCCGTTCGATAATCAAAGCTTCGACCTTGTTTTCGGAATCCAGACGTTAGAACATTTTGTCGACCGGCATGAACATATTGCAGAAGCGGCTTCCTATGAGCAATGTCTTGGAGAAATATGGAGAGTGCTGAAGCCGGGCGGCGCTATTTATTTTGATGTTCCCATTCATCACCATGGGCACGAGATGTTCATTATGGGTGACACCGAGAGAATAAAAAATTTGTTCCATCCGGGCATGTGGAAAAATCTGTCATTTCAAAAATGGCGCTACGATTATGCCCCTTTAGCCAAATATCCTCCACGCCCAGGTGAAACTGTTCGCTGGCCAGCTTGTGTTTGCTCCTATCCGGCTCCCGAGATGGAAAAGGTCAGAGATCATGGGTTTATCTGGCTTCTGACCATACAGGCAAAAAAAACCGGTGACGGGTAA